One genomic window of Ruminococcus gauvreauii includes the following:
- a CDS encoding AraC family transcriptional regulator encodes MEIKKIPDEGLIVGEKGIVRKKGPYFQTPSQFAKSHMFCILWASEYICVPPYRVLRHYLNFFILFHILEGELLFEYRGQNFTARSGDIVLLDCHVRNHYWTEKRVKFQYFHFSGNISQEFCDMLYEQHGALFSGASDASLLCNYLMKELSGGRPNDHKLSSMIYNLLSTLASHEAKISSPPIADAQQYILNHFHEPLNVEDIARHAALSKFHFSRLFREETGFSPHEYLFNVRMHHARELLSNTGETVDSIAAQCGFSNTSNFIRAFKKDVEVTPAMFRKFFDPAGFKM; translated from the coding sequence ATCGTGGGTGAGAAAGGCATCGTCCGCAAAAAGGGGCCTTATTTCCAGACCCCGTCACAGTTTGCCAAAAGCCATATGTTCTGTATCCTGTGGGCAAGTGAATACATCTGCGTTCCTCCCTACCGGGTACTTCGCCATTATCTAAATTTTTTTATTCTTTTTCATATTCTGGAAGGGGAACTTCTTTTCGAGTACCGGGGACAAAATTTCACAGCGCGCTCCGGTGACATTGTGCTGCTGGACTGTCATGTGCGCAACCACTACTGGACGGAAAAACGGGTGAAATTCCAGTACTTCCATTTCAGCGGCAATATCTCACAGGAATTCTGCGACATGCTGTATGAGCAGCACGGCGCTCTGTTCTCCGGAGCATCCGATGCCTCTCTGCTCTGTAACTATCTTATGAAAGAATTAAGCGGAGGCCGCCCGAATGACCATAAGCTTTCCAGCATGATCTATAATCTGCTCAGTACCCTCGCCTCCCATGAAGCCAAAATTTCAAGTCCGCCGATCGCTGATGCCCAGCAGTATATCCTGAATCATTTTCACGAACCGCTGAATGTAGAAGATATCGCCCGGCATGCCGCTCTGAGCAAGTTTCATTTTTCACGGCTCTTCCGGGAAGAGACAGGCTTTTCTCCCCACGAGTACCTGTTTAATGTACGGATGCATCATGCGCGTGAGCTTCTGAGCAACACCGGTGAGACTGTGGACAGCATCGCCGCACAGTGCGGCTTCTCCAATACTTCAAATTTTATCCGGGCATTTAAAAAGGACGTCGAAGTGACGCCCGCCATGTTCCGGAAATTCTTTGATCCCGCCGGATTTAAGATGTAA
- a CDS encoding ABC transporter permease, with product MKDKTMKEKALYIYGRAGVLLILLLMVILLTFMTDTFLTYRNLINIVRQVTFYAIVGYGAMVTLIGGDFDLSPGSVIGLTSILSTMAITGTERGVGLPLLIAVAVGLAVGFVNGFLIAYCSLPAFIATLGTQTLLRGLALYIANGKPISGLSEKFTNVGGGSIGIVPIPVIILIILGLVTWYIMKYTRLGRHIYAIGGNAQAAVVSGVNAKRVKLFTYLYAGVMAAIAGVILTARVASGNAALGETYEMKAITGCVIGGVSLNGGIGSIYGMTCGILVVGVLTNGMDLMNVSGYMQKVAEGIIMIVAVLLDVVRAKSAK from the coding sequence ATGAAAGATAAAACAATGAAAGAAAAAGCGCTGTACATATACGGCAGGGCGGGGGTGCTTCTGATCCTGCTTTTGATGGTTATCCTGCTGACATTTATGACAGATACGTTCCTGACATACCGGAACCTGATCAATATCGTGCGCCAGGTGACGTTCTATGCGATCGTGGGCTACGGTGCGATGGTCACCCTGATCGGCGGGGATTTCGACCTGTCGCCGGGTTCGGTCATCGGTTTGACGTCGATCCTGTCGACAATGGCAATCACAGGGACAGAGCGCGGAGTAGGGCTGCCGCTTTTGATCGCGGTCGCGGTAGGACTTGCCGTCGGCTTTGTCAACGGGTTTCTGATCGCTTACTGCAGCCTGCCGGCGTTCATCGCGACGCTGGGCACACAGACGCTGCTGAGGGGGCTCGCACTGTACATCGCGAACGGAAAACCGATCAGCGGGTTGTCTGAGAAGTTCACTAACGTAGGCGGAGGGAGCATCGGTATCGTGCCGATTCCGGTGATCATTCTGATCATTCTGGGGTTGGTTACCTGGTATATCATGAAGTATACGCGTCTGGGACGCCATATCTATGCGATCGGCGGAAATGCCCAGGCGGCAGTAGTATCGGGCGTGAATGCAAAACGTGTCAAACTGTTCACGTATCTGTATGCGGGGGTGATGGCGGCGATCGCAGGCGTAATCCTGACGGCGCGTGTGGCGTCCGGAAACGCTGCTCTCGGCGAGACGTACGAGATGAAGGCAATCACAGGCTGCGTCATCGGCGGTGTCAGCCTGAACGGCGGAATCGGAAGCATCTACGGCATGACCTGCGGTATCCTGGTAGTCGGCGTGCTGACAAACGGGATGGACCTGATGAACGTCAGCGGCTACATGCAGAAGGTGGCGGAAGGCATCATCATGATCGTGGCGGTACTGCTGGACGTGGTCCGTGCAAAATCTGCAAAATAA
- a CDS encoding sugar ABC transporter ATP-binding protein, giving the protein MSNTPLLQMEHIRKVFPGVVALDDVSLTIKEGTVHALMGENGAGKSTLMKILTGVYTKTEGSIKWQGKDLDTSSITNVLHAGITMIFQELNPIRTMKVCENIFVGREPYKIRGVMVDHKKITEDTRKLFEELEMTDIDPHALVGTLSTAKMQMIEIAKAISYHSKLIIMDEPTSSITEKECQHLFRLVNNLKKKGIAFIFITHKMDEVFQISDEITVMRDGTYVGTYDVKDITQEDLVKLMVGREITNMFPKEDAEIGDVKLEVTGMDVKGLLHDISFKVHKGEILGFAGLMGAGRTEVMETLFGIRKMESGSIRIDGKEVQMHSPKEAMKHKIAFLTEDRRGSGCFLPLSVGDNIMVCNYNQAVSGFGKISISKEKRLCQEQIEKYAVKTPGASQIIGNLSGGNQQKVLIARWLMTEPDIIILDEPTRGIDVGSKSEIHKMISRLAQQGVAVILISSELPEVIGMSDRIMVMYEGRITGEVVRSEATQENIMRYASGITE; this is encoded by the coding sequence ATGAGCAATACACCGTTATTACAGATGGAACATATTCGGAAGGTTTTTCCGGGCGTAGTCGCCCTGGATGACGTATCCCTGACGATCAAAGAGGGCACGGTGCATGCCCTGATGGGAGAAAACGGCGCCGGGAAATCGACGCTGATGAAGATCCTGACCGGCGTCTACACGAAGACGGAAGGGAGCATCAAATGGCAGGGAAAGGACCTGGACACCAGCTCCATCACGAACGTTCTGCACGCCGGGATCACGATGATCTTCCAGGAACTCAACCCGATCAGGACCATGAAGGTCTGTGAGAACATCTTTGTCGGGAGGGAGCCATATAAGATCAGGGGCGTGATGGTCGACCACAAGAAGATCACGGAGGATACCCGGAAACTGTTTGAGGAGCTGGAGATGACGGACATTGACCCGCACGCGCTGGTCGGGACGCTGTCGACCGCGAAGATGCAGATGATCGAGATCGCCAAGGCGATCTCCTATCATTCAAAACTGATTATCATGGACGAGCCGACCTCATCCATTACCGAGAAGGAATGCCAGCATCTGTTCCGGCTGGTCAATAACCTGAAGAAGAAGGGCATTGCCTTTATCTTCATCACTCATAAGATGGACGAGGTGTTCCAGATCTCCGACGAGATCACCGTGATGCGGGACGGCACGTATGTGGGAACCTATGATGTGAAGGATATCACACAGGAAGACCTGGTAAAGCTGATGGTGGGCCGCGAGATCACCAACATGTTCCCGAAGGAGGACGCCGAGATCGGGGATGTAAAGCTGGAGGTCACAGGCATGGACGTCAAAGGCCTGCTGCATGACATCAGTTTCAAGGTCCATAAGGGTGAAATCCTGGGATTTGCCGGCCTGATGGGTGCGGGCAGGACGGAAGTCATGGAGACCCTGTTCGGGATCCGGAAGATGGAATCCGGGAGCATCCGGATCGACGGGAAAGAAGTGCAGATGCATTCGCCGAAAGAGGCGATGAAACATAAGATTGCGTTCCTGACGGAGGACCGCAGGGGCAGCGGATGCTTCCTGCCGCTGTCGGTGGGGGACAACATCATGGTCTGTAATTATAACCAGGCGGTCAGCGGCTTTGGGAAGATCAGCATTTCCAAAGAGAAGAGGCTGTGCCAGGAGCAGATCGAGAAATATGCGGTAAAGACACCGGGTGCATCCCAGATCATCGGGAATTTAAGCGGAGGAAACCAGCAGAAGGTGCTGATTGCCCGCTGGCTGATGACGGAGCCGGACATCATCATCCTGGATGAGCCTACCCGCGGGATCGACGTGGGCAGCAAGTCGGAGATCCATAAGATGATCAGCCGTCTGGCACAGCAGGGCGTGGCGGTCATCCTGATCTCCTCGGAGCTGCCGGAGGTCATCGGCATGAGTGACCGGATCATGGTCATGTACGAGGGAAGGATCACCGGGGAAGTGGTGCGCAGCGAGGCGACCCAGGAGAATATCATGCGGTATGCATCCGGGATCACAGAATAA
- a CDS encoding substrate-binding domain-containing protein — protein sequence MKKRLAWLLIGTMMVSTLAGCGGKSEKSAESAAADEASAEDVGEAEGDIEIGFSGDYLSDFMANVVKGVETAAADNGAKVTVQDAEFDTAKQLQQVENFINAGADAVVVKPVDSDACEPMKKACEEAGIPFIVVNSESNAGCDVYVGSDHKYSGQLQGEFVAENLPEGGKVGILMGEMTVQASTQRTEGAKEAMAVNDKIEVASEQEAGWMRDEAMQKMENWLNSGLDLSAVIANNDEMAIGAAKVLKENGVEGVLVCGIDATEDALNMIKSGDMSMTVFQNGYEQGYQGVVSAIKLVNGETVEEYVDVPYELVTAEKADEYLEIVTGQ from the coding sequence ATGAAAAAGAGACTGGCATGGTTACTGATTGGGACAATGATGGTGAGCACACTCGCAGGATGCGGCGGCAAGTCGGAGAAGTCAGCGGAATCAGCAGCGGCAGATGAGGCTTCCGCTGAAGATGTTGGAGAAGCCGAGGGGGATATTGAAATCGGTTTTTCCGGAGATTACCTGAGTGACTTTATGGCTAACGTAGTCAAGGGAGTGGAGACCGCAGCTGCAGACAACGGCGCCAAGGTTACGGTTCAGGATGCAGAGTTTGATACGGCAAAACAGCTGCAGCAGGTGGAGAATTTCATCAACGCGGGTGCTGATGCAGTCGTCGTAAAACCGGTTGATTCTGATGCGTGTGAGCCGATGAAAAAGGCATGTGAGGAAGCGGGCATTCCATTCATCGTTGTCAACTCTGAGAGTAATGCGGGCTGTGACGTGTATGTAGGATCTGACCATAAGTATTCCGGACAGCTGCAGGGTGAGTTTGTGGCGGAAAACCTGCCGGAAGGCGGAAAAGTCGGTATCCTGATGGGTGAGATGACGGTACAGGCATCCACACAGAGGACAGAGGGTGCAAAAGAGGCGATGGCAGTTAATGATAAGATTGAAGTGGCATCCGAACAGGAAGCCGGCTGGATGCGCGACGAGGCAATGCAGAAGATGGAAAACTGGCTGAACTCAGGGCTTGACCTCTCCGCAGTGATCGCTAACAATGATGAGATGGCGATTGGTGCAGCCAAGGTCCTCAAGGAGAATGGCGTGGAGGGTGTTCTGGTCTGCGGCATCGACGCGACAGAGGATGCGCTGAACATGATTAAGAGCGGTGATATGTCCATGACTGTATTCCAGAACGGCTACGAACAGGGCTATCAGGGGGTTGTCTCCGCAATCAAGCTGGTGAACGGGGAAACAGTGGAAGAGTACGTGGACGTGCCGTATGAGCTGGTGACAGCAGAAAAAGCAGACGAATACCTTGAGATTGTCACCGGACAGTAG
- a CDS encoding AraC family transcriptional regulator has translation MSIEKIQEDAVIPVEPGILQKKGGGFHSPSQFARQNLFCVLWGDEYVCDVPYKVRRNYLDTLVLFRIVDGGMFFEYREKSFTATSGDVVFLDARFPHYYRALGPLRLQTYMITGNCSQAYFDMLYRQHGVHFLNRAKTSFLFNYLQDEISGDFPNDHKLSFLVHNILSVLTLQESSAVSAPVAKAQEYMLSHYHEPISLSDIADHASLSQYHFSRVFKNETGCAPYEHLTGIRIRHAKQLLTETRSTIEVIAIQCGFSSSSHFIRTFKKITGTTPAMFRKFFDPEGFQP, from the coding sequence ATGTCAATTGAAAAAATTCAGGAAGATGCCGTCATACCCGTGGAACCCGGAATACTCCAGAAAAAAGGCGGCGGGTTTCACTCGCCGTCACAGTTTGCCCGCCAGAACCTGTTCTGCGTATTGTGGGGAGATGAGTACGTCTGTGATGTACCGTACAAGGTCAGACGGAATTATCTGGATACCCTTGTCTTATTCCGTATTGTGGACGGAGGGATGTTTTTCGAATACCGTGAAAAATCCTTTACCGCCACTTCCGGCGATGTTGTATTTCTCGATGCACGGTTCCCGCATTATTACAGGGCACTCGGACCGCTCCGTCTTCAGACATACATGATTACCGGCAACTGTTCTCAGGCATATTTTGATATGCTTTACAGACAACACGGGGTCCACTTTTTAAACCGTGCCAAAACCTCTTTTTTATTTAATTATCTTCAGGATGAGATTTCCGGCGATTTTCCGAACGATCACAAGCTTTCTTTTCTCGTTCACAATATCTTAAGCGTTCTGACACTGCAGGAATCTTCCGCTGTGAGCGCCCCGGTCGCAAAAGCCCAGGAATACATGCTGAGCCATTATCATGAACCGATCAGTCTGTCGGACATTGCTGATCACGCCTCGCTAAGCCAGTATCATTTCTCCCGTGTGTTTAAGAATGAGACCGGCTGCGCTCCATATGAACATCTGACCGGCATCCGGATCCGCCACGCCAAACAGCTGCTGACAGAAACGAGGAGTACGATAGAAGTCATTGCGATACAATGTGGTTTCTCCAGCTCCTCACATTTTATCCGGACCTTTAAAAAAATCACAGGTACGACGCCCGCCATGTTTCGCAAGTTCTTTGACCCGGAAGGGTTTCAGCCATAA
- a CDS encoding oxidoreductase, whose protein sequence is MNYKYPNLCKPIRLGNVTFRNRMFSAPMGGTDITADCCIGRGSTGFYELRAKGGAGAVTVSECMVHPETDGSHAFHLDLATPGSLSGFTYTADAIRRHGAIASVELSHSGQYAGTYLTDKDRKRGLAQYGPSAGVRPDGLEVKELTKEQLADIAAAYGHCAELAKRAGFEMVMVHGGHGWLINQFLSPYFNHRTDEYGGPLENRVRFAKEVLDSVRKAVGPGFPIEFRMSGSELFEGGYDLEEGVEIAKQLESRVELLHISAGTYQRGFSVTHPSMFRPHGCNVYLAEEIKKHVSVPVATLGGLNDPAMMEEIIASGKADVVEMARALLADHELPRKVMANRDEDIVKCLRCFTCMAERAVTSTRRCTVNPLIGRELDGTEVLPAANRKKVLVAGGGPGGLKAALTAAQRGHEVILCEKEDRTGGILKGEEAIPFKHEMYELGVTLEKLARDAGVEIRLNTEVTREYVDRENVDALIIAVGSAPLIPPVEGLDGSQVVVVNDYYLKQDQVEDEVVVLGGGLAGCEAAIHLAQEGKCVTVVEMRDEVAVDANIRHRPILLTELADKNVRLCTGYRGLRVTREGVICLNPEGKEELVPGKTVICAAGQRARREVADSLLGTAPYIAQIGDCVRPSTITTAVYQGYHAALDI, encoded by the coding sequence ATGAATTATAAATATCCGAATTTATGTAAACCCATCAGGCTGGGAAATGTCACGTTCCGAAATCGTATGTTCTCCGCGCCGATGGGCGGCACGGACATCACGGCGGACTGCTGTATCGGAAGAGGGTCAACAGGTTTCTATGAACTCAGAGCCAAAGGAGGTGCCGGAGCGGTTACAGTCAGCGAATGCATGGTGCACCCGGAGACGGACGGCTCCCATGCCTTTCACCTGGATCTGGCGACGCCGGGCTCTCTGTCAGGATTTACATACACAGCAGATGCCATCCGCAGACATGGCGCAATCGCCAGCGTGGAGCTGTCGCATTCCGGTCAGTATGCGGGAACGTATCTGACAGACAAGGACAGGAAGAGAGGACTGGCGCAGTATGGTCCAAGCGCCGGCGTACGGCCGGACGGCCTGGAAGTGAAGGAACTGACGAAAGAACAGCTTGCGGACATCGCGGCCGCCTACGGACACTGTGCGGAGCTGGCAAAGCGGGCGGGCTTTGAGATGGTGATGGTACACGGAGGACATGGCTGGCTGATCAACCAGTTCCTGTCACCGTATTTCAACCACAGGACCGATGAGTACGGCGGTCCGCTCGAAAACCGGGTTCGGTTTGCGAAAGAAGTTCTCGACAGCGTGCGAAAGGCAGTCGGACCGGGCTTCCCGATCGAATTCAGGATGAGCGGCTCAGAGCTGTTCGAGGGCGGTTATGACCTGGAGGAAGGTGTAGAGATCGCAAAACAGCTGGAGAGCCGCGTGGAGCTTCTGCACATATCCGCCGGCACATACCAGCGGGGGTTCTCAGTGACACATCCGTCGATGTTCCGGCCGCACGGCTGCAACGTCTATCTCGCGGAGGAGATCAAGAAGCATGTGAGCGTGCCTGTCGCGACGCTGGGGGGGCTGAACGATCCGGCGATGATGGAAGAGATTATCGCGTCCGGGAAAGCCGACGTGGTGGAGATGGCGAGGGCCCTGCTCGCGGATCATGAGCTGCCGCGTAAGGTGATGGCTAACAGGGATGAAGACATTGTAAAATGCCTGCGGTGTTTTACCTGTATGGCGGAACGTGCGGTGACCTCGACGAGACGGTGTACGGTCAACCCGCTGATCGGGCGGGAGCTGGACGGCACGGAAGTACTGCCCGCAGCGAACAGAAAAAAAGTCCTGGTGGCGGGAGGCGGACCCGGCGGGCTGAAGGCGGCGCTGACGGCCGCACAGAGAGGTCATGAAGTCATTCTGTGCGAGAAGGAAGACCGGACAGGAGGCATTCTAAAAGGGGAAGAGGCAATCCCGTTTAAGCATGAGATGTACGAGCTGGGAGTCACCCTTGAGAAGCTGGCACGTGACGCGGGAGTTGAGATTCGTCTTAACACGGAGGTGACCCGGGAGTACGTGGACCGGGAGAATGTGGATGCGCTGATCATTGCGGTGGGCTCCGCCCCGCTGATTCCTCCGGTGGAAGGGCTGGACGGCAGTCAAGTTGTCGTTGTCAATGACTATTATCTGAAGCAGGATCAGGTGGAGGATGAAGTTGTCGTGCTCGGAGGCGGACTGGCAGGATGTGAAGCGGCAATTCATCTGGCTCAGGAAGGAAAGTGCGTGACTGTCGTGGAGATGCGGGATGAGGTTGCCGTGGATGCCAATATCAGACACCGTCCGATTCTCCTGACGGAACTGGCAGACAAAAATGTAAGGCTCTGTACGGGATACCGGGGGCTGCGTGTGACCCGGGAGGGCGTCATTTGTCTGAATCCGGAAGGAAAAGAAGAACTGGTTCCGGGAAAAACGGTCATCTGTGCAGCCGGTCAGCGGGCGCGCAGGGAAGTCGCGGACAGTCTTCTGGGAACAGCGCCTTATATCGCGCAGATCGGTGACTGTGTGCGCCCCTCCACAATCACGACGGCAGTCTATCAGGGATATCACGCTGCGCTTGATATTTAA
- a CDS encoding LysR family transcriptional regulator encodes MLISLKERRVRDKQMDIKDLQYFHVVYEDRSINRAAGKLFISSQGLSKIILKLEEELKTTLFERSKKGVRPTESAVFLYEKAEEIIRQYEEIRHGIYQLTVKDNTLRLACARGVLNALSFELLMDFIRGHSGIEVEWVEESNQDVKEKIASMQAEVGIVVGHTRLPEVQEMKLASRAIRLIVYRGHPLYERSEIGIDELRGERIIILNEQFEIYHTFAGVCRAKGFEPDIAAKTVDSSFLYQLCKGGVGIGVVIDFSTEHFRMDGVRVIPLRERITWDIYQIWNKKSARYPNVREFQQYLTNRCKVAEDY; translated from the coding sequence ATGTTGATAAGTTTAAAAGAGAGACGGGTCAGAGATAAGCAGATGGATATTAAGGATTTGCAGTATTTTCATGTGGTATATGAGGATAGGAGCATTAACCGTGCGGCGGGCAAACTGTTTATCTCCTCTCAGGGCCTGAGCAAGATCATCCTGAAGCTGGAGGAGGAGCTTAAGACAACTCTGTTTGAACGGAGCAAGAAAGGAGTCCGCCCCACGGAGAGCGCGGTTTTTCTGTATGAGAAGGCGGAAGAGATTATCCGGCAGTATGAGGAAATCCGGCACGGGATCTATCAGCTGACGGTCAAGGATAATACGCTTCGGCTTGCGTGTGCGAGAGGTGTGCTGAACGCGCTTTCTTTCGAGCTTTTGATGGATTTTATACGGGGACATTCCGGGATCGAGGTGGAATGGGTGGAGGAATCCAACCAGGACGTCAAGGAGAAGATTGCGTCGATGCAGGCGGAGGTGGGGATCGTAGTCGGACATACCAGGCTGCCGGAGGTGCAGGAGATGAAGCTGGCGAGCCGTGCAATCCGGCTGATCGTTTACCGGGGACATCCGCTGTATGAGCGCAGTGAGATCGGCATTGATGAACTGCGTGGCGAGCGCATCATTATCTTGAACGAACAGTTTGAGATTTATCACACGTTTGCGGGGGTCTGCAGGGCGAAAGGGTTCGAACCGGATATTGCAGCAAAGACGGTGGACAGCAGCTTTTTGTATCAGCTCTGCAAGGGAGGTGTCGGCATCGGTGTGGTGATCGATTTTTCCACGGAACATTTTCGGATGGACGGAGTGCGGGTCATACCGCTTCGGGAACGGATCACGTGGGATATTTATCAGATCTGGAATAAAAAGAGCGCCCGGTATCCCAATGTCCGGGAGTTTCAGCAGTATCTAACAAATCGTTGTAAGGTGGCAGAGGATTATTGA